Genomic window (Cardiocondyla obscurior isolate alpha-2009 linkage group LG06, Cobs3.1, whole genome shotgun sequence):
ttctgcattaaaaaaagtagaaatttaataagcaAAATATATAAGCAAAGAACTCATGGTATAAAAAAGGTAATCATATTTTACAGACGAcgatgttattaatattattatttaattaattttttttataagaaaataagaagCCTGAAGCAGTCGAAAGAATAGAAATACTCTGTGCAGGAagcatataataaatgtgtaacaGAACTCTCGCTTTTTGGACAACACATTACTTACTACTCTCAACTGCCATGAtagcaaaaatgttaaaagatatttattttcttatctaagtatattttgcaattaaataaataaaatgaaaagattAGTTTGTATGAGTCGTACtgtaagaattatatttttaattaagattttacttttctatcgttttaatcttttattgttaaaaaagtcACATTAGTTAATTCAAACcgattttaattgttataattagaTGTAATATGTTATACTTCGCAGCTTgaatcatataaaaaattaaaaatttattaatactgtTACTTACGTgataaagtatttatattatcaGCACTTccaaatttgtttttaataagatGAGCAAACTCTCTTGGTTTGGACATTACAGATCTgcaatgaaatataattagaaatataaataaatgtatacctttttaaattgtacttttaaatataactataCAATCAcgattttttatcataaattattaaaagattatattatatgtttattttaaattaaaatgctatTAATGGCAATGATGAATCAACCACATAAGAATTTTAGCATGTATGGGCATGGGATCTATTTTCGTATGAACACTCACCCTGAAAAACCAGTGATTCCATCCCTAATATTTCCACCGACATTTCTAAAATACAAACTCAAATTAATCAAAGATTTTGCTTTCATTTCTCAAATACTAcataataatgatattatgtattatttggataaaaatttgaatttttttttatataaatataatttatttttgactAATCATGTAACACTCACTTAAGTCCTTGACCCATGTCGCGTAACATTTCTCTTGGTTGTCTATGACTTGTTGGTGCACCATtcatttcgtaattttttaatttttttgtgtaaCTATCTAACTTTTTTTGTAGTTGCGAAATACTGTGCGCCGATTTTTGATTCTTCTTCTCGAATACAGTTTTAATCCTAGTTAATTGCTGCTTGTCTGCATTAGCAGccaatttcaaatattcaTTGACGTTTTCTAAAAACgaaatatataacaatatacatatacatacacagACTTTTGCCTTTATCcgacttaattaaattaagaaaagtttaCGTACCATCCCGCGTGGTTTGTTCTATTCTTATCTGTTCCCGCGTTTTAGCAATTTTGCTTTGAATATGTTCAATAGCTTGACGTACTCGCGTTGCACTGGAGTCGACATCATCACTTATCAATTCAGAGGAACCATTCGATAAGAACGATTGGGTTGTGTGATATTGTTCCtgcaaaaatacattaatgttatttctttttaaagttaaataaaacatttttttgtgtaataaaagattttaattaatttctaaacgGAGAAACTGTAAAAGTTGACGAAACAAATATAGTggattaaaaaatacgtaatgtatttttttttatttgcatatctACGATTGACGACCTTGTAATCTactatgttaattaatatacaatgagaatattatataattgtcTTTATATAAGAGCACAAAGACATATTCGATTCCATGTACGTATTAGGTTTACAAAGTAACAATTTTCTTGCTCGCCTTCGATGCGGCTGCTTATTATCTTATACCTCATTAGAATCGAGGTATTTAAAATGAATCAGACATACGTACTCCTTCGTCATCAGTCGGTGGATGAACGTTTGGCACAAACTCGTCTGGTTCGGCAGTGTTTGAAATATTACTTGGTTCATCCATGGTTTCTCCTGtgcgaattaaatttcctGGCGATCTTTGTCTATTGCTGCTTTTCATGTTGAGGGCACTTCCAGTACCGCCACCACCGCTACTTCCACTGCCTGTGCTACCCTCTCCTTGAGAACTAAAATGGGTATTTAGCAAAagatatttatcatttttaatttttttaactcgcatatcttaaatacgaatataaaatattagttgtACTAATAAAATCTTACATTGGTGCATTACGCAATCTTGGAGTATGTTCCAAATTTACTGTCGATTGCTGGTGCAGTTGAGACGTCGAAGCTGTTCTACTAGGAGATCCACTACGCGAACTGTTTTTACTAGAGGCGTTGACCATCAAGCTTGCCATAACTTTGTTCTAAGACGGCTGTCATCTATCTACTTTGTTTCAACACGTTCACGTTAAACctgcaataaattataagtattgtaaaaatgctgtaaagtaaaaaaaaaaatttaatattttgtaaagtaatattactttattgaTCATTTATTGAATAATGTTACTATTATTTACCTATGCACaataaatcgatttttaataattttaagctgcaaaaagcgaaaaaaaaaatccaaataatcactataaaaaaatcaataaataaaattttcacctCACACCCAAGAGATTACTCGTGCCAGTTGATATTAGATAAAGTTAATATCAACGACATTCTCGATAAGCTTTATcttattaaagtataatttttatgattcATAGGCTTTTTCATAGAATAAATAGACTAATAactaaacaatttaaatttaaaaaactcctataaatacatacatacgtatatacaaatttataatttttattgatttttacgcgttataaataatatgtattaccctatgcaatatttttatttcttttattgtaaTGATAAAGAATATGAAGCGCAAAAAATTACATGGAACAAACACTCCACCATGACTGGACCCCAATGGGTCTATCTTCGGGAGTAATTTTCTCTAAGAGGTTacattatctaatttattctttaaatatacattGAGCACAGAGACTGCATCTAAATTTAGAATGTAGGATACTTCACATAAGGAAAAATACATTGACgttttagtttaataaaaattattttgattacactagaacataaatttatgcaaaaataatattatatcctTGCTTGTGTTCAATCAAaagatatgtataaaattttcaaacattttttcaacCAAATGACATCCAATGCAGGCAAgcataaaagtatttttctcaGTTCTACGCTGTATCACTCCCTATAACTTGATCCTATTAACTGATGAATCATTGCCATTGTAATAACTACAGATGCTAATTCAAAACTAAGAAATGCTGCACTACTAAggattaaaattcaaatggCAAAAGCTGCtctataattttgtatttactCTCCTGCTGTTTcaataatattgtttaaagtACAGTTATTTAAGTAACAAATATAACAAATCAAACCTGCGTTTAaaaagacaattaaaaaaataaaatataataaaaaacaagtGACTGAATTATAAAGCTCTTAGTAATTCTGTCGATTTATAGATAACGAGAAGCTTAATCTGTTTTGCTCCATTTGACACtgcatagaaaaaaaaaaaaaaaaaaattggaactTACCGATCACGTGGCTGACGAAAGTCTCGGCGATGATCTTTACACAGCATCTGGGTGGCTAGACACCAGTTTCACAAGAACACACGACGTCCCGCAGTGGCAGCGCGACGCAGAGAGCAAAGATAACGTAAGACGGGACTGACAGGAGTTTGTCGCAGTTCGTCGCGGACAACGCACGGCTGCTCAGCTCCTCGACAGCTCTCGAGATGCTTTAGAAGTTAATGTCTGCAGCCTTCTGGACTTCGCTCCACGCTTTCGCGCTCAGGGACAAGAGCGTGATCTCGGGTCTCGTTCGCTCCGATAGACACTCGCTGTTATGCGAGCGCGAAGTAGCGTGCGACAACGGGCAGTATCGATGAAAAACACAGGCAGGAACGTATTAATAGCGCGGCTCGGTGGTGGCTGCGTCACTGAAGTTCCTCCTTCACATCAAGGGCTGTTCCTGCAAGCAGGAGATATTCGCGTTAGATAAATCTCTCGTCTCCTTTCGTtccacacacacacacacacaaaaagagaaaatcaaaTCTTGTTGGGCACTGACAGGCACTAATGACATGAAAACGGTTACTATACTAATGGAAAACACTACATCGTGTCGGGGTTATTCATTTACGCTGCGAGACGAGTGAACGGTCCAGTCGTGATTATCGTTCGCCTGGACGCAGCGCGAGGAACGCAAGGTGAAACACGGTTGCGTCGATAGTGGCACGCGCTAATTAGTCCTCGATTAACCGTTCCTCCGCGGACGGTGGTCGCCGCGCAGGGCTATTCGCGTCAACTTTCTGGCACCGAGAGCAGCGGAATTAAATCTTGGCAGGGCGCACGACGCCGTCACGGCGTTGCCGCAACCGGCTCGAAAATACCGTCCGCAGGCAGGCGCGATACCCACGGGGAGTGCACGTTCCCTCCGTTTCACCATTGAGAACTTCGCCGATGACTTCGGCCACTCCGGGAAACGTAAACAGAAGGTCGGGCCGCATACGGCGTGAAGCGCAGCGCTGTCGCGCGCCGCCGTCGGCCAATTTCACGGTTGCAGAGCGTCGGTCGTTCGTTCGAAACAAACGCGGGCCCTGGGTCAAATATTAACTAACCACTTTGCCCGACGATGTCCTCCTCGGCCCGGGAAGGAAATGACACGCGCGTTGAGGCGTCAAAACTCGGACGTACTAAAGTAGATACCACTTTCTCGACGCagccgctctctctctctctccctcttccaCTCGCAAAACCGCACCGTGTCGTCGCCACTCTCTCTCACCTCGCTCGCCGCAACGTCAAATACACGAATGCGCGATCCGCGGCGCGTGGCTCATCGTCGTGATTCCGTCCGCTCGttccctcttctctctctttttctcctgcCGCGTCCTCGTGTATACCGTCCGCACGCGACGTGACGGGTACAGCTGCACCGCGCTCCACGGTGGGCAGACTTGGCTCCTTATCACTGCGTGCTCGCTGCGTGACGGGCGTGTCATCGCACGCCGGCCGATCTTCCGCGCATCGCCGTTGCAAGGATGCAGCGTCAACGCGGATACTGTCCGCGCGCAGTCGGGAACGTAGAAACTCCACCGGGCGCCTCGGACCAGGCGCTCTCGTCCCCTTTGCGGCTCGGTGCAACTCGGCTTGGCTCGGCTTTTGTTCTGCAAGATGACGCGATTGTCTCAACGCACGAACAAGTCACCGCTTTTGTCTCTGTGTCTTTTGTTCTCGGAGAAATCGCTCGGATTCACAAGCTGtacttttagaaaaaaaaaaaaaaaaaaaaaaaaaagcaaactaTATCTAGCAAATTGTACTTCGCAAAAAATCGCTTGgaatattttcaaagaaattatCTAAAGTCATTTAGAGCTCGACGgcgaaaacaaaatttgaattacaaaatattctgTAAATGCAAacgagaattttttatttgcaagtGGAGAATACGggtaaaattattcgcgaataGATTaggatttataatttatctgcTACCGTCTGATTaattgggtttttttttttgtcacgtTGACTGATCGTATTGCATCACATATAATTGTTTCAGCTTAACTTGCGCGATAAGATAACGCGTTTTTAGTCGACCACGAGGCTATATTAACAAAGTAGTCACGTCTCGCTGTTGTGCGCTAGAACAGCGCAGAATACGTGAAGAGTATGCGTCACCTCGTGTCTATGAAGTCATTGATTAGCTCGAAAGAGTTAGAAAAATGTATCACGGAAGGTGATAAGGACTTCCGAGTAACGATAAATCAACAGAAGTCTTCAtgacatatattaaaaatcctTTTTAAATTCAGAAAATGTAACTTTCTACAAGATGCCTGTGAATACGGAAGGCGGAATATAGTTTATATTTAGATAAGATAATGTTAGAATGAATAAGCGAAACGAATACTTATTCCGCAACAAGTCGTGTGACGCATAAACTGATGAGTAAAAGCCTAACttacgtattataaaaaataattaagccTTAGAAAAACATTAGTAAAGAAATAGATTAAAGTTTCCAGTATAGTTTTGTCGATCAGGATCGATATTTCTACTCTCGCAATTTTGTTATaagtaaaatgtataaattacgattaaagaCGCTAaagataaatacaaaattaataaactggCGATTagttttttcacaaaaaatagtttcctcacaattttttttttaatacagcgCAATTGCGTTTCAATACTAAGTTAACTAGTTTTAATTCGGGcttaacttattttttacaatagaacgtaaattaaaattaatatatgtcaATAGAAATAggctttttttcctttttttttttttattaagttttgaGCAATTTTGCAATTCGTTCATCGAAAGCAACGAAGGCTAGTGTATGTTCCTAAATGCACCGGCATAAAAATTATGGATGTTTCTTGAGATCACGTTTCATTCTCATATTAAATAActattaaaacaatttgaaaattacaaaataaattgttttccaAATTGTGCTATCTATGAATTGCCTATAATAAAAGCTTacaaacgaattaattaacctCATTTAACTTAACGCTTAACCTACACCACAGATAAGGCCATGGCTGCCTTTCCTTTATCTCGTGCAAGATTTATTGTACATCGCTCAATTCCTTCAGCTTATCCAGCAGCGCATTCCCGAAAGAGTTCTTGTATTGTGGACTAACAAAATCCAGCAGGCTGTACGGCGTCTCAAAGCGCTCGTTGCCCACGTTCGACGTGTCGTCGTGCCGATTGCCGACGACGGCGAAGCCGGCTGCCGATAGCTCCACGCAAAACCGTAAACCTTCCAGCGTGGTCAGGTTCAAGTAGATCAGCTGATTCGTACTGGTGAGCTTCTCGGATACCCTCAGATCCTGCACGTGTTCCTTTACATCGTCGATCACCGCCTGTGCCTCTACCCGCCACTGTTCCGCATCCAGCACTCGGTCTACGTCGTCGTTCGGCATCGCGAATCCTGACCACGATTGAAATCACTTTGGTTGACGATAAGTATAGAAGCTGATGCTGCAAACACAATATTCTTGACATCTAAAATCTCTATATTTCCCTATATCACTATACCTGCAGCTATATAGAACTTTTCCAtgaaatcgtaaaaaatatgtacacaCCTTTTAATTAGATGAAGAAAATCATTGACATTGGGACGATTATATTCGGACCGTCTGCTCAAATGTCCATTTATGGTTTAATCTATGAAACTCTTCTATAAGAGTTAAATATTGTAACTTTCTGACACtatcgtatatattttacatttattaaaaatacttatttcgATAGTACACACAGTGTAATCACATGTATTGATTGGACGCTAATAGAAATGGATACAATCAGGATGAGTATCATTACATGAGCTTTTTTTGTGCAAACGACTTGTCTTTTTCACATGTTCACTGTTCGGCCAGTTCGTATGTATCGTCTATACTCAAATCACTTAAATCCTCTCCCCAGCCGTTAACGTCATGCTCTTCCAAAGTTGTGCCTGACGTTTTCACGTCGAACATGCTCTTCGGCGATTGCACTTCCGGAACGTGTAAGATTTGCGTTTTCCGTATCACAGGCTCCATATCCGTAAAGAAGTCGATTTCCTCTTTCGGAGATTTTATCACCTTCGAATTCTTTATGTCGAGCTCGGTAATATCGGAAAGTACTAGTTTCTTTGTGTATTTTGGTTTCTCAGCACTCGACGATAATTCGGAAGCAGGTGAAGGTGAACCAGCATCGCAAGGCTCTTGCACGATCTCTGCTTGCGCGATCTCCGCTTGCACGTTGTCCGGGACGGTCTCCTCTACACAATGACCGTTTTCAATCGGTTCTTGCGTTTCCCAATCCGACCAGCATTCTTCctcggcaaataaaaattctttttccctcttGTCTTCTCCACCGTCTGGTGACGGCCTCTCCGCTAAATGCACGTTACTTTCATCTATATTCACAAAGACAGGTATCTCCTGATTAAATGTTATAGCTTTCCTAATATCACCGAGATCTTTACTTCGTATCATTTTCTTGTTCGGCCGACCGTCCGTAAATAATTTCCCCCTGTTTCCACCGATAACTGTTGCCGCGCCTAAAATTGGCACTATGTCAGCCAGCGCTCTTAACGTGGCGCAGACGAGATCGTCGTTGGTGTCCTTTATTCCAACGAGTAATTCAGGAAGAATATGATTTTGTAATTCATCCGCTTCAAATACGTGAACGAATGAATTAAAATGAGACAGCAGTAGAAGACGAATAGAGACATCTCGAATGCAAAACATTTGTAGAAGTCTTGGTACTAAAATACTCTTAAAAGTAGGAACTGTAAACAGACTAGTCCCTAAATCGTTTTTCTCAtctaaaaaatacaatattaaatatttaaaactcatgtaaatagaatatattaaaatgtacgtGAGATCTaaacgtaatatatatattctaacCTTTGGGTTTAAAGataaaaggtaaaagttttacTTGGGCGGTGCTATCCAACAAAACTATCCTAGAAAGAAGCACTCTGCCTAATTGTTCCGCAACAACAGCCTCAGGATACATTTGCAATTGTTGCcttaattttctaaacaattatatatctCTTATGTACAAACACCATTTCTCTTACactttaaattacttaatacagaattattatttttaaattacttacgTGAAGAACTCTTCCCTCTcaacgtcagtttttaaaggTAATTCTTCTAGAAATGCATGTATCCTTATAAATTCGTGAGTAAAAAATGAGTGCTGCAACACATTCAATAATCTACTTCTAAGACATGCATCTGGGTCCTGCAGATTCTTCTTACAAAAATCTCTAAATTCCAATAAATTTGGTACTtcatctaaaataaataaaaatttaatgcacaTTATGaaagtatctttttttttatttttttatgtacctGTGTCTTGTAAATTCTTAAGAATATCCTCTGCCAGTACTCCAAATGCATATGCATCAATTGCAGTGAGATTAGCTATTTTAAGTAAATCGGCAATATCCTCATTTGACGATATCGCCTTCTCGTATCGGTAACTTTTTATTCGTTGGTAATATGATGGCGTCGCGTCTGTAAGTTTACACAGGCACTCCAAGCCACCCAATTTCCAGTATCCTT
Coding sequences:
- the Dmtn gene encoding transmembrane and coiled-coil domains protein 2 isoform X3; this encodes MASLMVNASSKNSSRSGSPSRTASTSQLHQQSTVNLEHTPRLRNAPISQGEGSTGSGSSGGGGTGSALNMKSSNRQRSPGNLIRTGETMDEPSNISNTAEPDEFVPNVHPPTDDEGEQYHTTQSFLSNGSSELISDDVDSSATRVRQAIEHIQSKIAKTREQIRIEQTTRDENVNEYLKLAANADKQQLTRIKTVFEKKNQKSAHSISQLQKKLDSYTKKLKNYEMNGAPTSHRQPREMLRDMGQGLKNVGGNIRDGITGFSGSVMSKPREFAHLIKNKFGSADNINTLSLESSNGDNASVEEDKTHHGSATLPGGCSLGSTQSAAMKFPSEEGSECSSVTSESGPGSRGQPHTCHSNNALSLKSIFAELQEHRENLDRMREKLDAVKTLQQEVTYLSHSLQEERFRCERLEEQINDLTELHQNEVENLKQTITDMEEKVQYQSEDRLRDIHEMLESCQTKICKMEHQQQQHQQYVTLEGLDNSNARALVVKLINVVLTVLQVILLLVATGAGIMMPFLRTSCTKPHCFMCRVRILTTTFVVLGIVFVLKQWPEVHDVGSHLMRHLKQTLAMK
- the Dmtn gene encoding transmembrane and coiled-coil domains protein 2 isoform X2, which produces MASLMVNASSKNSSRSGSPSRTASTSQLHQQSTVNLEHTPRLRNAPISQGEGSTGSGSSGGGGTGSALNMKSSNRQRSPGNLIRTGETMDEPSNISNTAEPDEFVPNVHPPTDDEGEQYHTTQSFLSNGSSELISDDVDSSATRVRQAIEHIQSKIAKTREQIRIEQTTRDENVNEYLKLAANADKQQLTRIKTVFEKKNQKSAHSISQLQKKLDSYTKKLKNYEMNGAPTSHRQPREMLRDMGQGLKNVGGNIRDGITGFSGSVMSKPREFAHLIKNKFGSADNINTLSHGSTFYVNDTPHAGNGDNASVEEDKTHHGSATLPGGCSLGSTQSAAMKFPSEEGSECSSVTSESGPGSRGQPHTCHSNNALSLKSIFAELQEHRENLDRMREKLDAVKTLQQEVTYLSHSLQEERFRCERLEEQINDLTELHQNEVENLKQTITDMEEKVQYQSEDRLRDIHEMLESCQTKICKMEHQQQQHQQYVTLEGLDNSNARALVVKLINVVLTVLQVILLLVATGAGIMMPFLRTRVRILTTTFVVLGIVFVLKQWPEVHDVGSHLMRHLKQTLAMK
- the Dmtn gene encoding transmembrane and coiled-coil domains protein 2 isoform X4, translated to MASLMVNASSKNSSRSGSPSRTASTSQLHQQSTVNLEHTPRLRNAPISQGEGSTGSGSSGGGGTGSALNMKSSNRQRSPGNLIRTGETMDEPSNISNTAEPDEFVPNVHPPTDDEGEQYHTTQSFLSNGSSELISDDVDSSATRVRQAIEHIQSKIAKTREQIRIEQTTRDENVNEYLKLAANADKQQLTRIKTVFEKKNQKSAHSISQLQKKLDSYTKKLKNYEMNGAPTSHRQPREMLRDMGQGLKNVGGNIRDGITGFSGSVMSKPREFAHLIKNKFGSADNINTLSRNGDNASVEEDKTHHGSATLPGGCSLGSTQSAAMKFPSEEGSECSSVTSESGPGSRGQPHTCHSNNALSLKSIFAELQEHRENLDRMREKLDAVKTLQQEVTYLSHSLQEERFRCERLEEQINDLTELHQNEVENLKQTITDMEEKVQYQSEDRLRDIHEMLESCQTKICKMEHQQQQHQQYVTLEGLDNSNARALVVKLINVVLTVLQVILLLVATGAGIMMPFLRTSCTKPHCFMCRVRILTTTFVVLGIVFVLKQWPEVHDVGSHLMRHLKQTLAMK
- the LOC139103265 gene encoding GSK3-beta interaction protein; the encoded protein is MPNDDVDRVLDAEQWRVEAQAVIDDVKEHVQDLRVSEKLTSTNQLIYLNLTTLEGLRFCVELSAAGFAVVGNRHDDTSNVGNERFETPYSLLDFVSPQYKNSFGNALLDKLKELSDVQ
- the LOC139103252 gene encoding protein-associating with the carboxyl-terminal domain of ezrin, producing MGNERSALRGLEIEDKAVEVTDYWMHYDASVHDSSLQKLSIFISEPSLHFTATFGRPSPLERAAKNFMLYRHPCILKYISSWSKGSKFFLATEEARPLIQVIEKQNILQICIGLHSILRALVFLHDTALVSHNNVCSSSIYVTAEGYWKLGGLECLCKLTDATPSYYQRIKSYRYEKAISSNEDIADLLKIANLTAIDAYAFGVLAEDILKNLQDTDEVPNLLEFRDFCKKNLQDPDACLRSRLLNVLQHSFFTHEFIRIHAFLEELPLKTDVEREEFFTKLRQQLQMYPEAVVAEQLGRVLLSRIVLLDSTAQVKLLPFIFKPKDEKNDLGTSLFTVPTFKSILVPRLLQMFCIRDVSIRLLLLSHFNSFVHVFEADELQNHILPELLVGIKDTNDDLVCATLRALADIVPILGAATVIGGNRGKLFTDGRPNKKMIRSKDLGDIRKAITFNQEIPVFVNIDESNVHLAERPSPDGGEDKREKEFLFAEEECWSDWETQEPIENGHCVEETVPDNVQAEIAQAEIVQEPCDAGSPSPASELSSSAEKPKYTKKLVLSDITELDIKNSKVIKSPKEEIDFFTDMEPVIRKTQILHVPEVQSPKSMFDVKTSGTTLEEHDVNGWGEDLSDLSIDDTYELAEQ